In one window of Flavobacterium ginsengisoli DNA:
- a CDS encoding DUF4173 domain-containing protein has product MQASFFALALSIVFLQFKTQNEELKMIQVFPLIFLNGFASVGRIFMFHQWLPERKIHNDFAKKLVAFVLIPIVFLGLFFIVYSFGSDHFSSLFTDYELDIDLPQLIGISILGFYISFSFWNYWVPDACYEYNPKLNNDFSNISEVKNQSTFSFLDLDFERKSGVITLFLLNIMLLVFIGTYNYEQFFEVVTAQASKLSSDTHERVNSVIFSILMAVGVIMFYFKGGFNFDKKATLLKTLAKIWIFLNGILIVSTIIKNSEYVSFFGLTYKRLGVYAFLILAIIGLVYTFLKITKQKTNVYLVNQMVWCFYGTVLLCSYVNWGNIITNYNISVNKGVSPIFLSGLNFNDEARREYFQKNNLDGKYAESVREEMILNYQEASFLSKALYYDFLDKKK; this is encoded by the coding sequence ATGCAAGCATCATTCTTTGCTTTAGCCTTATCAATTGTATTTTTGCAATTCAAAACTCAAAATGAGGAACTCAAGATGATTCAGGTTTTTCCACTAATATTCTTAAACGGATTTGCTTCTGTAGGTAGAATATTTATGTTTCACCAATGGCTTCCAGAGCGAAAAATCCATAATGATTTTGCTAAAAAACTAGTGGCGTTTGTTTTGATTCCAATTGTTTTTCTCGGATTGTTTTTTATTGTGTATTCTTTTGGAAGTGATCATTTCTCTTCATTATTTACGGATTACGAATTAGATATCGATTTACCGCAATTAATCGGAATCAGTATTTTAGGATTTTACATTTCATTCAGTTTTTGGAATTATTGGGTTCCAGATGCCTGTTATGAATACAATCCGAAATTAAACAATGATTTTAGCAATATTTCTGAAGTGAAAAATCAAAGTACTTTTTCTTTTTTAGATTTGGACTTCGAAAGAAAAAGCGGTGTAATTACCCTGTTTCTGTTAAATATTATGCTTTTAGTTTTTATCGGAACGTATAATTATGAGCAGTTTTTTGAAGTAGTGACAGCACAGGCTTCTAAACTTAGTTCTGATACACATGAAAGAGTAAATTCTGTTATCTTTTCGATTCTCATGGCAGTTGGTGTAATTATGTTTTATTTCAAAGGTGGATTCAATTTTGATAAAAAAGCAACACTTCTTAAAACACTTGCTAAAATCTGGATTTTTCTAAATGGAATTTTGATTGTAAGTACCATCATCAAAAATTCAGAGTATGTTTCATTTTTTGGTTTAACCTATAAACGTTTGGGAGTTTACGCTTTTCTTATTTTGGCAATTATTGGTTTGGTATACACTTTTTTGAAAATTACAAAACAAAAAACCAATGTTTATTTAGTAAATCAGATGGTTTGGTGTTTTTACGGGACTGTACTTTTATGCAGTTATGTAAATTGGGGAAACATAATTACCAATTATAATATCTCAGTAAATAAGGGAGTTTCGCCTATTTTTTTAAGCGGTTTAAATTTTAATGATGAGGCTCGAAGAGAATACTTCCAAAAGAACAATTTAGACGGGAAATATGCAGAATCAGTCAGAGAAGAAATGATTTTAAATTATCAAGAGGCTAGTTTTTTATCTAAAGCATTATACTATGATTTTTTAGATAAAAAGAAATAA
- the rluF gene encoding 23S rRNA pseudouridine(2604) synthase RluF — protein sequence MEENLKRLNKFIGETGYCSRREADKLIEEGRVTINGAVAEMGTKVSPDDEIRINGKLIVEKNEKLVYLAFNKPVGIECTTNLEVKNNIVDYINYPKRIFPIGRLDKASEGLIFMTNDGDIVNKILRARNNHEKEYTVTVNKPITDRFIQRMGNGVPILDTVTKKCKVEQISKFTFKIILTQGLNRQIRRMSEYLGYEVTALKRIRIINISLDVPVGRYRDLTDAEIKELNQLIEPSSKTEEASFPKTESSTSNAATPTRRKAFISKHDPRFKKRGDNK from the coding sequence ATGGAAGAAAATTTAAAACGTCTTAATAAATTTATTGGTGAAACGGGATATTGTTCTCGTCGTGAAGCTGATAAATTAATTGAAGAAGGACGCGTAACTATAAATGGTGCGGTGGCGGAAATGGGAACTAAAGTTTCGCCAGATGACGAAATACGTATTAATGGTAAATTAATCGTAGAGAAAAACGAAAAATTGGTTTATTTAGCTTTCAATAAGCCTGTCGGAATTGAATGCACGACTAACCTTGAAGTTAAAAATAATATTGTTGATTATATTAATTATCCAAAACGTATTTTCCCAATTGGACGATTGGATAAAGCCAGTGAAGGATTAATTTTTATGACTAATGATGGTGATATCGTCAACAAGATTCTGCGTGCTAGAAATAATCACGAAAAAGAATATACCGTTACGGTAAACAAACCAATTACAGATCGTTTTATTCAGAGAATGGGAAATGGTGTTCCTATTCTTGATACGGTTACCAAAAAATGTAAAGTCGAACAAATTAGCAAATTCACTTTCAAGATCATTTTAACGCAAGGATTAAACCGTCAGATTAGAAGAATGTCTGAATACTTGGGTTATGAAGTTACTGCCTTAAAACGTATTAGAATCATTAACATCTCTTTGGATGTTCCTGTTGGAAGATATAGAGATTTGACAGATGCTGAAATAAAAGAATTAAATCAGTTAATTGAGCCTTCTAGCAAAACGGAAGAAGCAAGCTTTCCTAAAACTGAAAGTTCAACTTCAAACGCTGCAACTCCAACCAGAAGAAAAGCATTTATTTCAAAACACGATCCTAGATTTAAAAAAAGAGGAGATAATAAATAA
- a CDS encoding antibiotic biosynthesis monooxygenase family protein encodes MIAVIFEVIPNEGKKEEYLDIAASLRPELDHIEGFISIERFQSFTDPSKVLSLSFWKDEESIQQWRNLEMHRAAQAKGRNEVFKDYHLRIASVVRDYGMFDRKETPEDSSVFHES; translated from the coding sequence ATGATTGCCGTAATTTTTGAAGTAATCCCTAACGAAGGAAAAAAAGAAGAATATCTGGATATCGCAGCGAGTCTGCGTCCAGAATTAGACCATATTGAAGGATTTATTTCGATAGAGCGATTTCAAAGTTTTACTGATCCTTCAAAAGTGCTGTCTTTATCTTTTTGGAAAGATGAAGAAAGCATTCAGCAGTGGAGAAATCTAGAGATGCATCGTGCAGCTCAGGCAAAAGGCAGAAATGAAGTTTTCAAAGATTATCATTTAAGAATTGCATCTGTAGTCCGTGATTACGGAATGTTCGATAGAAAAGAAACTCCAGAAGACAGTTCTGTTTTTCATGAATCTTAA
- a CDS encoding alpha/beta fold hydrolase, which produces MGIKKGIRFITLKSVGSYINFLSYVRPQKAMELSYALFSQPRIGRLKKEELPKVLRHTETEMFHHNEHHFQTYIWKGNETKILLVHGWESNAARWKKTLPHLQKSGSTIIAIDAPAHGQSSGKEFNVPLYAEFINKAVEKYQPEIIIGHSIGGAACVYHQYLFPNTSINKMVVLGAPSDLKTLIDNYISMLSLNRRMLSLLENKFVNRFNFKLEDFSGQKFASQFTIPGFIAHDTTDKIVAFEEGKKIASNWKNSQFIETSGLGHGMHDDELYDKVIEFLFSEVSKPLSR; this is translated from the coding sequence TTGGGAATTAAAAAAGGAATTCGGTTCATCACATTAAAATCAGTTGGATCTTACATTAACTTTTTGAGTTATGTTCGTCCGCAAAAAGCTATGGAACTTTCTTATGCTCTTTTTAGCCAGCCTCGAATTGGCCGATTAAAAAAAGAGGAACTTCCAAAAGTTTTACGACATACAGAAACAGAAATGTTTCATCATAATGAACATCATTTTCAAACCTACATCTGGAAAGGAAATGAAACCAAAATTCTCTTAGTGCATGGCTGGGAAAGCAATGCTGCACGATGGAAAAAAACCTTACCACATCTTCAAAAATCTGGAAGCACCATTATTGCAATTGATGCGCCTGCACACGGACAAAGTAGCGGAAAAGAATTCAATGTGCCACTTTACGCTGAATTCATCAATAAAGCTGTAGAAAAATATCAGCCAGAAATTATAATTGGGCATTCTATTGGCGGCGCAGCTTGTGTTTATCATCAATATTTATTTCCGAACACGAGCATTAACAAAATGGTTGTTCTTGGCGCTCCTTCTGATTTAAAAACTTTGATCGATAATTATATCTCAATGCTGAGTTTGAATAGAAGAATGTTGTCTCTATTAGAAAACAAATTTGTTAATCGTTTCAATTTTAAACTGGAAGATTTTTCGGGACAAAAATTTGCCTCTCAATTTACTATTCCTGGTTTTATTGCTCATGATACGACAGATAAGATTGTAGCTTTTGAAGAAGGAAAAAAAATAGCCAGTAATTGGAAAAACAGCCAGTTTATTGAAACCAGCGGCTTAGGTCACGGAATGCATGATGATGAATTGTATGATAAAGTGATTGAGTTTCTGTTTTCCGAAGTTTCTAAGCCACTAAGTCGCTAA
- a CDS encoding zinc ribbon domain-containing protein, whose product MTNTKELSVEDKLRAIYDLQLIDSRIDEIRNVRGELPLEVEDLEDEVAGLSTRSEKLKGELEVIEEQIKAKKIAIEEHKEVIKKYTKQQESVRNNREFNSLTKEVEFQELEIQLAEKQIKEMKASIEHKKEVISNLKEKLDAKSSHLKHKKSELDAIMAETQKEETFLTEKSAEFAAQIEDRLLVAYNRIRSSVRNGLAVVSIERGASAGSFFTIPPQTQVEIASRKKIITDEHSGRILVDTQLAEEEKEKMEQLFTKF is encoded by the coding sequence ATGACGAATACGAAAGAATTAAGTGTTGAGGACAAGTTAAGAGCAATATATGATTTACAGCTTATTGACTCTAGAATTGACGAAATCAGAAACGTTAGAGGAGAACTTCCTTTAGAGGTTGAAGATTTAGAAGATGAAGTTGCAGGTTTAAGCACTCGTTCAGAAAAACTGAAAGGTGAACTTGAAGTGATTGAGGAGCAAATCAAAGCAAAGAAAATTGCTATTGAGGAGCATAAAGAAGTGATCAAGAAGTACACAAAACAACAAGAATCAGTACGTAACAACAGAGAATTTAATTCTTTGACAAAAGAGGTTGAATTTCAAGAATTAGAAATTCAATTGGCTGAAAAGCAAATCAAAGAAATGAAAGCTTCTATCGAGCACAAAAAAGAAGTTATTTCTAATTTAAAAGAAAAACTTGATGCTAAAAGCTCTCATTTAAAACATAAAAAATCTGAATTAGATGCTATTATGGCTGAAACTCAAAAAGAAGAAACTTTCTTAACTGAGAAATCTGCTGAATTTGCTGCACAAATCGAAGACAGATTATTGGTCGCTTACAACAGAATCAGAAGCAGTGTTCGTAACGGATTAGCTGTAGTTTCTATCGAAAGAGGAGCTTCTGCTGGATCTTTCTTTACAATTCCACCTCAAACTCAGGTTGAAATTGCTTCAAGAAAGAAAATCATCACTGATGAGCACTCTGGAAGAATCTTAGTTGATACACAATTAGCTGAAGAAGAAAAAGAAAAAATGGAACAATTGTTCACAAAATTCTAA
- a CDS encoding Nif3-like dinuclear metal center hexameric protein — MKIKNIISVLEEMAPLAYAEDFDNVGLLVGDSETECTGVLVCHDALENVIDEAISKNSNLVVCFHPILFSGIKKITGKNYVERAILKAIKNDIAIYAVHTALDNHSAGVNKIFCDALGLTNTKILVPKNNFIQKLVTYTIPDNADKVRKALFEAGAGTIGNYDNCSFNSEGVGTYKGNSESNPVIGERHNLTETQEIKIEVTFEKHLQSRILKALFANHIYEEVAYEIYNLENSHQNIGLGMIGEFEVEMDEKDFLQFVKEKMIADGIRHSAFLGKKIKKVAVLGGSGSFAIRNAISSGADAFLTADLKYHQFYEAENKLLLADIGHFESERYTKNYIVDYLRKKILNFAIILSEENTNPVKYL; from the coding sequence ATGAAAATCAAAAATATTATATCGGTTCTTGAAGAAATGGCTCCTTTGGCCTATGCCGAAGATTTTGACAATGTTGGACTTTTAGTCGGAGATTCTGAAACCGAATGTACTGGAGTTTTAGTTTGTCACGATGCATTAGAAAATGTAATTGACGAAGCTATTTCTAAAAACTCTAATCTAGTCGTTTGCTTTCACCCGATATTGTTTTCTGGAATTAAAAAAATCACAGGTAAAAATTATGTGGAACGCGCCATTTTAAAAGCAATTAAAAATGATATAGCTATTTATGCCGTTCACACAGCTTTAGACAATCACTCGGCAGGAGTTAATAAAATATTTTGTGATGCTTTGGGTCTGACAAATACTAAGATATTAGTTCCTAAAAATAATTTCATCCAAAAATTAGTTACTTATACAATTCCTGATAATGCAGATAAAGTTCGCAAAGCATTATTTGAAGCGGGCGCAGGAACAATTGGCAATTACGACAATTGCAGTTTTAACTCTGAAGGAGTTGGAACATACAAAGGAAATTCTGAAAGCAATCCTGTAATCGGAGAACGCCACAACTTAACCGAAACGCAAGAAATAAAAATCGAAGTTACGTTTGAAAAGCACTTGCAATCCCGAATTTTAAAAGCTCTTTTTGCAAATCACATTTACGAAGAAGTAGCTTATGAAATTTACAATCTTGAAAATTCTCATCAGAATATTGGTTTAGGAATGATTGGCGAATTTGAAGTTGAAATGGATGAGAAAGACTTTCTTCAGTTTGTAAAAGAAAAAATGATTGCCGACGGAATTCGCCATTCTGCTTTTTTAGGAAAAAAAATCAAAAAAGTCGCTGTGCTAGGAGGTTCAGGAAGTTTTGCAATTAGAAATGCAATAAGTTCTGGAGCAGATGCATTTTTGACTGCCGATTTGAAGTATCATCAGTTTTATGAAGCCGAAAACAAGTTACTTTTGGCAGATATTGGTCATTTTGAGAGCGAACGCTATACAAAAAATTATATTGTTGATTATCTTCGAAAAAAAATTCTTAATTTTGCAATCATTTTATCGGAAGAAAATACAAATCCAGTTAAGTACTTATAG
- the lpxK gene encoding tetraacyldisaccharide 4'-kinase, with protein MNLPRKLLFPFAILYGFITSIRNFLFDKGILKSTSFDLPVIAVGNLSVGGTGKTPQIEYLIRLLSDKYKVATLSRGYKRKSEGFVLADENSNAEILGDEPFQFYQKFPNVMVAVDANRTNGIQQLLSQKEKPEIVLLDDAYQHRKVKAGFYILLTSYGDLFADDFMSLTGNLRESRSGAERASIVVVTKCPSILTEEEQTAIRSRLKLNYKQKLFFSFIDYDNVIYGKNEKISVNEIKSESKILLAGIAKPKPFFDYLKNENDECLTFPDHHHFSDADLDSIQVKANGRKIVTTEKDYVRLKDSKLVSQLYYLPIKSSFINHQQDFDATILEYVKENLES; from the coding sequence ATGAACTTACCTCGAAAATTACTTTTCCCTTTCGCCATTTTATACGGATTCATTACTTCAATCCGCAATTTTCTTTTTGATAAAGGAATTTTAAAATCAACTTCATTTGATCTTCCTGTTATTGCAGTTGGAAATTTAAGCGTTGGCGGAACTGGGAAAACTCCTCAAATAGAATATTTGATTCGATTATTATCTGATAAATATAAAGTGGCAACTTTAAGTCGCGGTTATAAAAGAAAATCGGAAGGTTTTGTTTTGGCTGATGAAAATTCGAATGCTGAAATTTTGGGCGACGAACCTTTTCAGTTTTATCAAAAATTTCCAAATGTAATGGTTGCTGTTGACGCCAATCGTACAAATGGAATTCAGCAACTGCTTTCGCAAAAAGAAAAACCTGAAATTGTTTTGCTCGATGATGCCTATCAGCATCGAAAAGTAAAAGCAGGTTTTTACATTTTGCTTACTTCTTATGGAGATTTATTTGCAGATGATTTTATGTCGCTGACAGGAAATTTGAGAGAAAGTAGGAGTGGAGCAGAAAGAGCCAGTATCGTGGTCGTTACAAAATGTCCAAGTATTTTAACTGAAGAAGAACAAACTGCGATTAGATCAAGATTGAAGCTTAATTACAAGCAAAAGCTATTTTTTAGTTTTATTGATTATGATAATGTGATTTACGGTAAAAATGAAAAAATTTCCGTTAACGAAATTAAATCAGAATCAAAAATTCTTTTAGCCGGAATTGCGAAACCAAAACCATTTTTTGATTATTTAAAGAATGAAAACGATGAATGTTTGACTTTTCCAGATCATCATCATTTTTCTGATGCGGATCTAGATTCAATTCAAGTTAAAGCAAACGGCAGAAAAATAGTTACAACCGAGAAAGATTATGTGCGTTTAAAAGATTCAAAATTGGTTTCTCAATTGTATTATCTTCCAATAAAAAGTTCATTCATCAACCATCAGCAAGACTTCGATGCTACGATTTTAGAGTATGTAAAAGAAAACTTAGAATCTTAG
- a CDS encoding tetratricopeptide repeat-containing hybrid sensor histidine kinase/response regulator: MKYYLFIVVCFFNSFLYSQAKKNTDSVMYYNKLANSNLNNKKFNQAVYYTEKSINFCEENGKKENLANQTFKLGKIYYNQGKFEEALKNFHKTVSLFDTLKPSCTKVLALHYIGVANTAKGDYKTASVYYTKATDLLKQLNINDNAAVLDYQKALAFKTNNDLKSAVKTLKAITKKPDNNAIIKTKIDAYYQLGLIEGQLKRNDSAMIYFDKALDYNTKINDFTKKSKIVLAISQYYKQNKNYDLAYSYLDEHYQLENYILKLKNAKIDLDEFSKFKKNQSLNNTIKKESEEKFQLKTYRYSKLVSILAIALISILSLLSLALYKNNIIRNQNNLLLREKNKELILAKNKAEKASKARSEFLSTVSHELRTPLNAINGITHILLEDKPKKKQLKYLESLKFSGNYLTTFINEILEINKIDSTKVEVENISFNLKELLFNIQSSLKELATANKNYFNLEIDKAIPDNLIGDPTKLSQIILNLINNALKFTQNGHVNVIAKLYSQEGEEATVYFEIVDTGIGIPEDKLQTVFESFSQGSIEVNRKYGGTGLGLTIVKKLIELLGGEIKLKSEVGKGSTFTFKLNFKINNEPLEVIEEVKPYNDKQLKNKSILLIEDNKINQMITRKMLENKNITCEIVDNGEDAVELLKIKRFDMILMDVHLPGINGTTATKLIREFDKATPIIALTAISLDENRDMLLSFGMDDVITKPFVPDEFYSTIAKFFD; this comes from the coding sequence ATGAAATACTATCTTTTTATTGTTGTTTGTTTTTTTAACTCGTTTTTGTATTCTCAAGCCAAAAAGAATACGGATAGCGTCATGTATTATAACAAGCTCGCTAATTCTAATCTTAACAATAAAAAGTTCAATCAAGCAGTTTACTACACTGAAAAATCGATTAATTTTTGTGAAGAAAATGGCAAAAAAGAGAATCTTGCAAATCAGACTTTTAAGCTTGGTAAAATTTATTATAACCAAGGAAAATTTGAAGAAGCTTTAAAAAACTTCCATAAAACAGTTTCTTTATTTGACACTTTAAAACCAAGCTGTACAAAAGTTTTGGCATTGCATTATATTGGAGTAGCCAATACAGCAAAAGGCGATTACAAAACGGCTAGTGTCTATTATACGAAAGCCACAGATTTACTAAAACAACTAAACATTAATGATAATGCCGCAGTTTTAGATTATCAGAAAGCTTTGGCATTTAAGACTAATAATGATCTTAAATCGGCAGTAAAAACTCTTAAAGCCATCACCAAAAAGCCGGATAACAATGCAATTATAAAAACCAAAATAGATGCATATTATCAGCTTGGACTAATTGAGGGACAGCTTAAACGAAATGATTCGGCAATGATTTATTTTGACAAAGCATTAGATTACAATACCAAAATAAATGATTTTACCAAGAAATCTAAAATCGTTCTAGCAATTAGCCAATATTACAAACAAAATAAAAATTATGATCTAGCGTATTCGTATTTAGACGAACATTACCAGCTTGAAAATTATATTTTAAAATTAAAGAATGCCAAAATTGATTTGGATGAATTCTCAAAATTCAAAAAAAATCAATCTTTAAACAACACCATTAAAAAAGAAAGCGAAGAAAAATTTCAGCTCAAAACATATCGCTATTCTAAGTTGGTTAGTATTCTGGCAATTGCTTTAATTTCAATTTTATCTCTTTTGAGTTTAGCATTGTACAAAAACAATATCATTAGAAATCAGAATAATTTATTGCTTCGAGAAAAGAACAAAGAATTGATTTTGGCTAAAAACAAAGCAGAAAAAGCATCAAAAGCCAGATCTGAATTTTTATCTACAGTAAGCCATGAACTCCGGACGCCATTGAACGCCATTAACGGAATAACCCATATTCTACTTGAAGACAAACCAAAGAAAAAGCAATTAAAGTACTTAGAATCTTTAAAATTCTCTGGTAATTATCTAACTACTTTTATCAATGAAATTTTAGAAATTAATAAAATTGATTCGACTAAAGTTGAAGTTGAAAATATCAGCTTTAATTTGAAAGAACTACTTTTTAATATTCAAAGTTCATTAAAAGAACTAGCAACTGCCAACAAAAATTATTTCAATCTAGAAATAGACAAAGCAATTCCAGACAATCTAATTGGTGATCCGACCAAATTATCTCAGATTATATTAAACTTAATCAACAATGCTTTAAAATTTACTCAAAACGGACATGTAAATGTTATTGCAAAATTGTATTCGCAAGAAGGAGAAGAAGCAACAGTTTACTTTGAAATTGTGGATACTGGTATTGGAATTCCTGAGGATAAACTCCAAACTGTTTTTGAAAGTTTTTCTCAAGGCTCTATAGAAGTAAATAGAAAATACGGAGGAACTGGCCTTGGATTAACTATCGTAAAAAAATTAATCGAACTCTTAGGAGGCGAAATAAAACTAAAAAGTGAAGTGGGCAAAGGTTCTACATTCACCTTTAAACTAAATTTTAAAATTAACAACGAACCATTGGAAGTAATTGAAGAAGTAAAACCTTATAACGACAAACAATTGAAAAACAAATCTATTTTATTGATTGAGGACAACAAGATCAATCAAATGATCACTCGCAAAATGCTAGAAAACAAAAACATTACCTGCGAGATTGTTGACAATGGAGAAGATGCTGTCGAACTTTTAAAAATCAAGCGCTTCGATATGATTTTAATGGATGTTCATCTTCCTGGTATTAACGGAACTACAGCAACTAAATTGATTCGTGAATTTGACAAAGCAACTCCAATTATTGCCTTAACAGCAATTTCGCTTGACGAAAACCGAGATATGCTTCTTTCTTTTGGAATGGATGATGTTATTACCAAACCTTTTGTACCAGACGAATTCTACAGCACTATTGCTAAGTTTTTTGATTAA